One genomic segment of Oncorhynchus mykiss isolate Arlee chromosome 10, USDA_OmykA_1.1, whole genome shotgun sequence includes these proteins:
- the LOC118936905 gene encoding von Willebrand factor A domain-containing protein 7-like: MKTGVQGFLVLFSGSSMDHLEITREAILQTTAKVCMQLASVEGRDFTLPPGPLTAESLALACSSSGSAKSFQSAISDVTWRNAGVDFRHLFNEEYHFDGERFIEGRKLIKDGMTSVKASIKQGNFEAARQKLGDILHTLQDFYSHSNWIELGNRFPHSNLIRSDVSDIGPVADKDTPTCRSCVGIDCQNNILENIIRDKKLTSGYFGLVPFFSTKPKGKCSHGGLSDQTSGQEPTGGINKDSLESSHGNWHAAAAEVAVAATSQLLEDIRGAAGDTDFLRLDGERCCPLKWSDRHIRAFPLV, translated from the exons ACAGGGGTCCAGGGGTTCCTGGTGCTCTTCTCAGGCAGCTCCATGGACCACCTGGAGATCACCAGGGAAGCCATCTTACAGACCACGGCGAAGGTGTGCATGCAACTGGCCTCGGTTGAGGGAAGAGACTTCACTCTGCCG cccggACCACTGACTGCAGAGTCTCTGGCTCTAGCCTGCTCCTCATCAGGGTCTGCTAAGAGTTTCCAGAGTGCCATATCAGACGTCACCTGGAGAAATGCCGGAGTTGACTTCCGTCACCTGTTCAATGAAGAATATCACTTTGATGGGGAGAGATTCATCGAGGGGCGGAAACTCATCAAAGATGGAATGACCTCTGTCAAAGCCAGCATCAAGCAAGGGAACTTTGAGGCAGCAAGACAGAAGCTGGGAGACATTTTACACACCTTACAG GACTTCTACAGTCACAGTAACTGGATAGAACTGGGCAACAGATTTCCCCATTCCAATCTCATCAGATCAGACGTGTCGGACATCGGCCCTGTTGCAG ATAAGGACACTCCCACATGTCGGAGCTGTGTCGGTATAGACTGTCAGAACAACATCCTAGAAAACATCATCAGAGACAAGAAGCTGACCTCGGGATATTTTGGCCTTGTACCTTTTTTTTCCACCAAACCAAAAG GGAAGTGCAGCCATGGGGGCTTATCGGACCAGACAAGCGGGCAGGAGCCTACGGGTGGGATCAACAAGGACTCACTTGAGTCGAGCCATGGCAACTGGCACGCTGCAGCTGCAGAGGTGGCCGTGGCTGCAACCAGTCAGCTGCTGGAGGACATCAGAGGGGCTGCCGGGGACACGGACTTCCTACG gttggatggggagcgttgctgcccTCTCAAGTGGTCAGATCGCCACATCCGTGCATTTCCTCTTGTGTGA
- the LOC110534831 gene encoding von Willebrand factor A domain-containing protein 7-like: MAVSDSQLYRELAQSSGGQAIQVTKTELPKATSIIVESSSSSLVTILQAVRSTGRADNFSFTVDESVRNLTAYVTGSSLSFTLTSPSGVSQSSGEVNGSLATIKTVGNFLTLGLDSQAGLWEIRVSSTVPYSLKVVGQSAIDFLFDFVEVSQGPHPAFAVLESRPQAGGNATLLVSVTGSDSVSLTEVALVEASGSGEVNGTLESVGGGDFLVTMDRIPAGEFVVRLRGENSATTRALPDSFQRQSSTRLRASTVMVMAEAESDLEPGTPFSVLFTVTTNGTGGSFTIRATNDRGFPSSSPTDLTLVTGVSANGTVTLTAPANTASGTDVTLTIEAESPGATDTNYAVLRLTVVSPVTDVSRPVCDVVSVTANCSDDCSLSVWELSANLTDGNGTGIEHVTLRQGNGTLNTTTVKGAGNWTVILAAYSASCCSPEVELVAVDGAGNVGTCFRSIRVTVDTTVQPPVTNATTKNSITVTTAKVATAAATTTTTAAAATAATAAAAASSSHPLSLYSYLCFIMLVSVTLVLSL, encoded by the exons ATGGCAGTGTCAGACTCCCAGCTCTACAGGGAGCTGGCCCAGTCCTCAGGTGGCCAAGCCATACAGGTCACCAAGACAGAACTGCCCAAGGCCACCAGCATCATTGTGGAATCCTCCAGCTCTTCATTG GTGACCATTCTACAGGCTGTGCGGAGTACAGGAAGGGCTGATAATTTCTCCTTCACTGTAGATGAGTCTGTGAGAAATCTGACTGCTTATGTCACAGGAAGCTCCCTCTCCTTCACGCTCACCAGCCCCTCAG GTGTGTCCCAGAGTAGTGGGGAGGTAAATGGGTCTCTGGCAACCATAAAAACCGTGGGGAACTTCCTCACACTGGGACTGGACAGCCAAGCGGGATTATGGGAAATCCGTGTGTCGTCAACTGTGCCCTACTCACTGAAGGTCGTAG GTCAGAGCGCCATCGACTTCCTGTTTGACTTTGTGGAGGTGTCCCAGGGACCTCATCCAGCCTTCGCTGTTTTAGAGTCCCGTCCTCAAGCTG GTGGTAATGCCACCCTGCTGGTGTCAGTGACGGGGAGTGACTCTGTGAGTCTGACAGAGGTGGCGCTGGTTGAGGCCTCGGGGTCAGGAGAGGTCAATGGAACCTTGGAATCAGTCGGCGGCGGGGACTTCCTGGTTACCATGGACAGAATCCCGGCGGGGGAATTTGTTGTGCgtctgagaggagagaacagcgcCACCACTAGGGCATTACCAGACAGCTTCCAGAGACAGTCCTCCACCCGCCTCAGAGCCTCCACTGTTATGGTGATG GCTGAGGCAGAAAGTGACCTGGAGCCTGGAACACCCTTTTCAGTTCTGTTCACTGTGACAACCAACGGGACAGGCGGATCCTTCACCATCCGGGCCACAAACGACCGGGggttcccctcctcttcccctacaGACCTGACGCTAGTGACCGGGGTCAGTGCCAATGGTACAGTGACTCTCACGGCACCCGCCAACACCGCGTCGGGCACGGACGTCACCCTGACTATCGAGGCTGAGTCTCCCGGGGCCACCGACACTAACTATGCTGTTCTGCGCCTCACAGTCGTTTCACCG GTGACAGATGTCAGCCGTCCGGTGTGCGATGTGGTCAGCGTAACAGCTAATTGTTCTGACGACTGCAGCCTTTCCGTGTGGGAGCTCTCTGCCAACCTGACGGACGGCAATGGGACGGGCATCGAGCACGTCACTCTGCGCCAGGGCAACGGAACCCTCAACACCACCACGGTGAAGGGCGCTGGGAATTGGACCGTGATTCTGGCAGCCTACAGCGCCTCCTGCTGTTCCCCGGAGGTAGAGCTGGTGGCGGTGGACGGCGCGGGGAATGTGGGAACCTGTTTCAGGTCCATCAGAGTCACAGTGGATACCACTGTCCAGCCACCAGTCACCAATGCTACCACTAAGAACAGCATCACTGTGACTACAGCTAAAGTTGCCACCGccgccgccaccaccaccaccaccgccgcCGCCGCCACCGCCGCCACCGCCGCCGCCGCCGCGAGCAGCAGCCATCCTCTGTCCCTCTACTCGTATCTCTGTTTCATCATGTTGGTCTCTGTCACACTCGTTTTGAGCCTCTAG
- the LOC118936911 gene encoding von Willebrand factor A domain-containing protein 7-like produces MSDDIAAVRETTSFIIDSKRGTPDEPSVYILVPFNDPDFGPLMRTTDPNIFKAQINALNADGGGDFPEMSLSGLQLALTGAPPSSEIFLFTDAPAKDLNLMGTVIALIERTKSVVSS; encoded by the exons ATGTCGGACGACATTGCAGCAGTAAGGGAGACGACATCGTTCATCATTGACAGCAAGAGAGGAACGCCAGACGAGCCCTCAGTCTACATCTTGGTCCCCTTCAATGACCCAG ACTTTGGGCCCCTGATGCGGACCACAGACCCAAACATCTTTAAGGCCCAGATCAATGCACTGAATGCTGATGGAGGAGGGGATTTCCCAGAGATGAGTCTATCAGGACTTCAG TTGGCTTTAACTGGTGCACCCCCCTCTTCAGAGATCTTCCTTTTCACTGATGCCCCCGCAAAAGACTTGAATTTAATGGGCACGGTGATCGCTCTAATAGAACGCACTAAGTCAGTGGTGAGTAGCTAG